A DNA window from Janibacter sp. A1S7 contains the following coding sequences:
- a CDS encoding branched-chain amino acid ABC transporter permease, translating to MDWPSIIGNAVRGMFGPEAAIFALSAIGLNIHFGYTGLLNFGQVGFMLVGAYGVAVSVATFGWSMWVGVLVGIACAVVLALILGLPTLRLRGDYLAIATIAAAEVLRYFYRSSTLEPLTGGVYGLRQFAGEFFAINPWAEGSYGFGQVTFDHRSMWVMTVGWGLVALGCIMVKLLISSPWGRVLRSVREDELAARSLGKSAYSFKLQSLVLGGALGGLAGVLMAISAQSVQPDSYDPKVTFYLYTIVILGGASRVMGPVLGSILFWFIVTFFDAFLRNATASGLIPSSVLDSGDVGAARFLLVGLGLVLLMVYRPAGILGDQKELRLDVR from the coding sequence ATGGACTGGCCCAGCATCATCGGCAACGCCGTTCGCGGAATGTTCGGACCCGAGGCGGCGATCTTCGCCCTGTCCGCGATCGGGCTCAACATCCACTTCGGGTACACCGGCCTGCTCAACTTCGGTCAGGTGGGCTTCATGCTCGTCGGGGCCTACGGCGTCGCCGTCTCGGTGGCCACCTTCGGGTGGTCGATGTGGGTCGGAGTGCTCGTGGGCATCGCCTGCGCGGTCGTCCTCGCCCTCATCCTGGGGCTGCCGACCCTGCGACTACGGGGCGACTACCTGGCGATCGCCACCATCGCCGCGGCCGAGGTGCTGCGCTACTTCTACCGGTCGAGCACACTCGAGCCGCTCACCGGCGGTGTCTACGGCCTGCGCCAGTTCGCCGGCGAGTTCTTCGCCATCAACCCCTGGGCCGAGGGGTCCTACGGTTTCGGTCAGGTCACCTTCGATCACCGCTCGATGTGGGTGATGACGGTGGGGTGGGGTCTGGTCGCGCTGGGCTGCATCATGGTCAAGCTGCTCATCAGCAGTCCCTGGGGGCGCGTGCTGCGCTCCGTGCGCGAGGACGAGCTCGCGGCCCGCAGCCTGGGCAAGAGCGCCTACAGCTTCAAGCTGCAGAGCCTCGTGCTCGGCGGCGCCCTGGGTGGCCTTGCCGGAGTCCTCATGGCGATCAGTGCCCAGTCGGTCCAACCGGACAGCTACGACCCGAAGGTGACCTTCTACCTCTACACCATCGTCATCCTCGGCGGAGCGAGCCGGGTGATGGGTCCGGTGCTGGGGTCGATCCTCTTCTGGTTCATCGTCACCTTCTTCGACGCGTTCCTGCGCAACGCGACGGCCTCCGGTCTCATCCCCTCGAGCGTCCTCGACAGCGGCGACGTCGGCGCCGCCCGGTTCCTCCTCGTCGGCCTCGGGCTGGTCCTGCTGATGGTGTACCGACCAGCCGGGATCCTCGGAGACCAGAAGGAGCTGAGGCTCGATGTCCGATGA
- a CDS encoding ABC transporter substrate-binding protein — MRTKTLSVTAAALLVLSACGGGGDGDGGGSGGDGGSSEPLKLGYVLPETGQLAFLGPPQIQASKYAISQINDAGGVLGQDIPELVSGDEADTAAIASQSAERVLNADVDAIIGAAASGMSLAIIDKITGSQVVQCSGSNTAPTFTGYQDDGYYFRTAPSDAMQGPVLAETIIGDGYSNVALVGRADDYGKGLVDATAEALESSGATIATKEMYDPKATNFDAVVQKVVGAKPDAVVLVAFEEGKQILSGLVESGLTTDKVGLYGADGLRSEELPELVNKKDPSVLSGMKGTAPASAANEAFLKGLKEFAPDLEETQFAPQVFDCVNIIALAAEQADSTDPTDFKDEVDGVTKDGEECSSFEDCKALIEDGTDINYQGASGPLDFTDDGEPGAASIEVYTFNDKGDLKTVKVQEVSPE; from the coding sequence ATGCGCACGAAGACGCTCAGTGTCACAGCGGCTGCGCTGCTGGTGCTATCGGCCTGCGGTGGGGGCGGTGATGGAGACGGCGGCGGTTCGGGCGGCGATGGCGGGTCGAGTGAACCCCTGAAGCTCGGTTACGTGCTCCCGGAGACCGGACAGCTCGCCTTCCTCGGGCCGCCCCAGATCCAGGCGTCCAAGTACGCCATCAGCCAGATCAACGATGCCGGCGGCGTCCTGGGGCAGGACATCCCTGAGCTCGTCAGCGGTGACGAGGCCGATACGGCGGCCATCGCCTCCCAGTCCGCCGAGCGCGTGCTGAACGCGGACGTGGACGCCATCATCGGGGCAGCCGCATCGGGCATGTCCTTGGCGATCATCGACAAGATCACCGGATCGCAGGTCGTGCAGTGCTCCGGCTCCAACACGGCGCCGACCTTCACCGGCTACCAGGACGACGGGTACTACTTCCGCACCGCACCCTCGGATGCGATGCAGGGTCCGGTGCTGGCCGAGACGATCATCGGTGACGGGTACAGCAACGTCGCGCTGGTCGGTCGCGCCGACGACTACGGCAAGGGTCTGGTGGACGCCACAGCCGAGGCGCTCGAGAGCTCCGGTGCGACGATCGCCACCAAGGAGATGTACGACCCGAAGGCGACCAACTTCGACGCCGTCGTCCAGAAGGTTGTCGGCGCGAAGCCGGATGCGGTCGTGCTGGTTGCCTTCGAGGAGGGCAAGCAGATTTTGTCCGGCCTGGTGGAGTCGGGTCTGACCACCGACAAGGTCGGCCTCTACGGCGCGGACGGGCTGCGCAGCGAGGAGCTGCCGGAACTGGTGAACAAGAAGGACCCCAGCGTCCTGTCCGGCATGAAGGGGACCGCACCGGCGTCCGCGGCCAACGAGGCCTTCCTGAAGGGCCTGAAGGAGTTCGCACCGGACCTGGAGGAGACGCAGTTCGCGCCGCAGGTGTTCGACTGCGTCAACATCATCGCGTTGGCTGCCGAGCAGGCGGACAGCACCGACCCGACCGACTTCAAGGACGAGGTCGACGGGGTGACCAAGGACGGTGAGGAGTGCTCCTCCTTCGAGGACTGCAAGGCGCTCATCGAGGACGGCACCGACATCAACTACCAGGGCGCCAGCGGCCCCCTGGACTTCACCGATGACGGAGAGCCGGGCGCGGCCTCGATCGAGGTCTACACCTTCAACGACAAGGGCGATCTCAAGACCGTCAAGGTCCAGGAAGTCTCCCCGGAGTGA
- a CDS encoding ABC transporter ATP-binding protein, translated as MNDAPTVGAAQLVDVRPEPGVAKPDAIFVADDVVRRFGGLTAVDVDHLEIQRGTITSLIGPNGAGKSTFFNVVSGFDSPDGGTWSFQGSDVSKLPAHRVARRGMVRTFQLTKALTRLTARENLMLGATQQVGERFIPALLRFPWRSQEATIGVRADELLERFNLSHMRDEFAGTMSGGQRKLLEMARALMVEPTMIMLDEPMAGVNPALTQSLLGHIQALRDEGMTIVLVEHDMDVVMGISDWVTTFAQGRLIAEGRPDDIRRDSAVIDAYLGAHRSLPQVRDEKETDDG; from the coding sequence ATGAATGATGCACCGACCGTGGGGGCCGCCCAGCTCGTGGACGTGCGTCCGGAGCCGGGGGTCGCCAAGCCTGACGCTATCTTCGTCGCCGACGACGTCGTGCGCAGATTCGGCGGGCTGACGGCGGTCGATGTCGACCACCTCGAGATCCAGAGGGGCACGATCACCTCACTCATCGGCCCCAACGGGGCCGGGAAGTCGACGTTCTTCAACGTCGTCTCCGGGTTCGACTCGCCGGACGGCGGAACCTGGAGCTTCCAGGGCTCGGACGTCTCGAAGCTTCCCGCCCACCGGGTGGCGCGGCGGGGGATGGTCCGCACCTTCCAGCTGACGAAGGCCCTGACCCGGCTCACCGCACGCGAGAACCTCATGCTCGGGGCCACCCAGCAGGTGGGGGAGCGCTTCATCCCCGCTCTGCTGAGGTTCCCGTGGAGGTCGCAGGAGGCCACGATCGGCGTGCGGGCCGATGAGCTGCTCGAGCGCTTCAACCTGTCCCACATGCGCGACGAGTTCGCCGGGACCATGTCCGGTGGCCAGCGCAAGCTGCTGGAGATGGCCCGTGCCCTGATGGTCGAGCCGACGATGATCATGCTCGACGAGCCCATGGCAGGTGTGAACCCGGCACTGACCCAGTCACTGCTCGGTCACATCCAGGCCCTGCGGGACGAGGGGATGACCATCGTCCTCGTCGAGCACGACATGGACGTCGTGATGGGGATCAGCGACTGGGTGACCACCTTCGCCCAGGGCAGACTCATCGCAGAGGGACGCCCCGATGACATCCGACGGGACAGCGCCGTCATCGACGCCTACCTCGGGGCACACCGAAGCCTGCCCCAGGTACGGGACGAGAAGGAGACCGACGATGGATGA
- a CDS encoding ABC transporter ATP-binding protein, which yields MDDSDAPRPTVLTAVDLVAGYIPGVDILRGCNARVDQGELVGVIGPNGAGKSTLIKAMFGLVPVTGGKVLLAEKDITSLPAHAMVSEGIGYVPQNNNVFPSLTVGENLEMGMYLRPKEFGTRFTEVSEIFPLLSERRNQKCSSLSGGERQVVAMGRALMTGPAVLLLDEPSAGLSPMMQDAVFESVLTINRSGVSILMVEQNATNCLEISDRAYVLDQGQNAYTGTGQELLHDPKVIELYLGTLARI from the coding sequence ATGGATGACAGCGATGCCCCCCGGCCGACGGTTCTGACCGCGGTCGACCTCGTGGCCGGGTACATCCCCGGCGTCGACATCCTGCGCGGGTGCAATGCCCGCGTCGACCAGGGCGAGCTCGTCGGGGTCATCGGACCCAACGGCGCCGGGAAGTCGACCCTGATCAAGGCCATGTTCGGTCTGGTGCCCGTGACCGGTGGCAAGGTGCTGCTGGCCGAGAAGGACATCACGTCCTTGCCGGCGCACGCCATGGTCTCCGAGGGGATCGGGTACGTCCCGCAGAACAACAACGTCTTCCCGTCCCTGACCGTCGGGGAGAATCTCGAGATGGGCATGTACCTGCGGCCCAAGGAGTTCGGTACGCGATTCACCGAGGTGAGCGAGATCTTCCCGCTGCTGTCCGAGCGGAGGAACCAGAAGTGCAGCTCGCTCTCGGGTGGCGAACGACAGGTGGTCGCCATGGGGCGCGCCCTGATGACCGGCCCGGCGGTGCTCCTCCTGGACGAGCCTTCGGCAGGTCTCTCGCCGATGATGCAGGACGCCGTCTTCGAGTCGGTGCTGACGATCAACCGCTCCGGTGTCTCCATCCTGATGGTCGAGCAGAACGCCACGAACTGCCTGGAGATCTCCGACCGGGCCTACGTCCTCGACCAGGGCCAGAACGCGTACACGGGGACGGGGCAGGAGCTGCTCCACGACCCGAAGGTCATCGAGCTCTATCTCGGGACACTCGCGCGCATCTGA
- a CDS encoding branched-chain amino acid ABC transporter permease, with amino-acid sequence MRTRLAVAFAALLFTLLVAPAAWASTGLTTASLVADEPTGVGITGTLRGPDREPVEGVTLTASADGSEVGTATTDAEGEWRIEVPEPATYSVALDLDTLPKGLKTREKGGDELPEVQVRSGRDSTVIFALIASGDQQESATPTTSATPSGDEGTSDPDQAASGSSGTSGSGFTGRFLQLVVEGVKYGTIIAITSVGLSLVFGTTGLINFAHGELVTLGAIAAFFFSAGAFDLPLVLAAVLAIIIGGGAGAALERGLWRPLRLKGTGLIQMFIISIGVSLFLRHLLLVLYGGRRQQYDQYALQTEIDIGPVSITPRDLTVTIIAVLVIIGVGLMLQRTRIGKAMRAVSDNRDLAESSGIDVNRVILFVWILGGGLAALGGVFYGLTTAVYWDMGFNLLLLMFAGVILGGLGSAFGAVVGSLVVGLVAQLSTLWFPTELQNAWALLALIIVLLVRPQGILGRAERVG; translated from the coding sequence GTGCGAACGCGCCTTGCGGTGGCCTTTGCGGCGCTGCTCTTCACCCTCTTGGTTGCGCCCGCTGCGTGGGCGAGCACCGGTCTGACCACGGCCTCGCTCGTTGCCGACGAGCCGACCGGCGTGGGGATCACCGGCACCCTGCGGGGGCCGGATCGCGAGCCCGTGGAGGGCGTCACGTTGACCGCCTCCGCTGACGGGAGCGAGGTCGGGACCGCGACCACGGACGCCGAGGGGGAGTGGCGCATCGAGGTGCCCGAGCCGGCCACCTACTCGGTCGCCCTGGATCTCGACACGCTGCCCAAGGGCCTGAAGACACGCGAGAAGGGGGGCGATGAGCTCCCCGAGGTGCAGGTCAGGTCCGGCCGGGACTCGACCGTGATCTTCGCGCTCATCGCCAGCGGTGACCAGCAGGAGTCAGCAACACCGACGACGTCTGCGACGCCATCAGGTGACGAGGGGACATCGGACCCGGACCAGGCAGCGTCCGGCTCGTCCGGCACCAGCGGTAGCGGGTTCACCGGCCGCTTCCTCCAGCTCGTCGTCGAAGGGGTGAAGTACGGCACGATCATCGCCATCACCTCGGTGGGGCTGTCACTCGTCTTCGGGACGACCGGACTGATCAACTTCGCGCACGGGGAACTGGTCACCCTCGGTGCCATCGCTGCCTTCTTCTTCTCCGCCGGGGCCTTCGACCTCCCCCTCGTCCTGGCTGCCGTCCTCGCCATCATCATCGGCGGAGGCGCGGGTGCCGCGCTCGAACGCGGGTTGTGGCGGCCGTTGCGGCTGAAGGGCACCGGTCTGATCCAGATGTTCATCATCTCGATCGGTGTCTCGCTCTTCCTGCGGCACCTGCTCCTGGTCCTCTACGGCGGCAGACGTCAGCAGTACGACCAGTACGCGCTGCAGACGGAGATCGACATCGGTCCGGTCTCGATCACGCCCCGGGACCTCACGGTGACGATCATCGCGGTCCTCGTCATCATCGGCGTCGGGCTGATGCTCCAGCGCACGCGCATCGGCAAGGCCATGCGCGCCGTCTCCGACAACCGTGATCTGGCCGAGTCATCGGGCATCGACGTCAACCGAGTGATCCTCTTCGTGTGGATCCTCGGTGGTGGGCTGGCCGCGCTCGGTGGCGTCTTCTACGGACTGACCACCGCCGTCTACTGGGACATGGGGTTCAACCTGCTGCTGCTGATGTTCGCCGGTGTGATCCTCGGTGGCCTCGGGAGTGCCTTCGGCGCCGTGGTCGGAAGTCTGGTCGTCGGTCTCGTGGCCCAGCTGTCGACGCTCTGGTTCCCCACCGAGCTGCAGAACGCCTGGGCGCTACTGGCTCTCATCATCGTCCTGCTCGTGCGCCCCCAAGGGATCCTTGGTCGGGCCGAGCGCGTCGGTTAG